GGTTACATCGCTGCTGCTCCTGGGGGTCTGGCTCCGGCGTGGCAGCAAGCAAGGGCTCCAACTGTTGGCAATGGTGCAGGGCCTGCTGATGTTTCCCGGCCAGATCCTGGGCCCGCTGTACATCATGAGGGCTAAGGCAGGGTGGGTTTTCTCCACTGCCACCCAGCGCCTCGACAGCGGCCTGGCGCTGCGCCTGCAAACGGTCACACTGCTGGTTTACCTCGCGGCGCTGATCCATAAGGTGCTGAAGTTGTTGTACCTCACGCTGGCGAGATGCCAAATCGGTACGGGAGGGCTGATGCTGTTCCAGCCCGGTCTGCAGCAGTTGCTGGCGGGAGTGCTCCACCCGACCGTGAGCTTGCCCCCGCTGCTGATGCAGTTCTCGACGTTTGTTTCGCAGCGATTCCAGCCTTCGCCACTCATCTCCCCGCAGGCGCTCCATATGGGGAGGCAGTGCTGCCAGTTCGCTTTGCACCCGCTGCCACTGCTCACGACAATACAGCCACTGCAGGGCGCGCTCCAGCTGTTGCTGCTCCTTGCGGGCCTGGCGGCACCGGGCAATCTCCTCCTGCAGTTGGGGCACCCGGGATTCGTTACGACGCAATTCCTCGTAGGAAGACTCTATTTGTTGCACCTGCTTCTGGGCTTCGCGCAGGTTGCGAGCTTCGCTGTAACCTACGCGACTGCCCACCAGAAAGCGTGGATCGCTGCGCAAGGCAGGCAGGTCACAGCCACCACTCATGGAGCGACGCAGCTCTGCCAGTAAGTAGCTGTCGCCACTATGGGCCCCCAGCAAATCCTCCATAGAGAGCCAGTAGCAGTGGAGCTGCTCTGGACGTGGCAGGGAGGGGCGAGATGTGGGTTCGCCATTGCACTGCCAGGTAATATCCCGACCCAGGCGCCGTACCACAAAACGGTTATCGCCATCTACAAATTCGGCGTTGAGGGAGAGGGCTGCGGGGTCAGCAGACTGGGGTTCCCCAATCAGGTACCGCAGGGATCGTATCAGGCTACTCTTGCCGATGGCGTTGGGGCCGGTAATAAGATTGGTGCCGAGACCGATGGCATCTATGGATAATCCGGACTCAATTCCGGGCAAGGTGTCGATATGGAGTTTGACCAGCTTCATGGCGCTTGCTCCTGTTGGGCCAGCATCTGTTCCAGCAGGGCCAATCCGGACTGGCGCAGCCAGTGGGCCGTGCCGACATCATCAGGCTCAGATGGCGCCAGAGCGCTCCAGCGAGCATCCTGCGCCGATGCGGCCAGTTGCTGGCGAGTCTGTTGCAGTAGCTGTTGACGCTCCGGATTTTCCGGCGGGGCGTCCAGCAACACCATGCGCCGGGCCAATAATCCCACTGGATCGCGCCGCTGGGCTAACTCCTCCAAGGCCACTGGTGGGCGAATTGCCAGCATGACCTTCTCCACAAAGTAGTGGGTACTGTCGGTTCCCTGATGAATGCACTCGCGATCTTCGACAGAAAGCAAGTCAGGGCTCAGCAATCCAGGCGGACTCTGGCCACTGATGGTGAGACGCAAACCCACTGCCTGGGGAGGCCAGGGCTCTGCCACCAATTGTTGATCCAACTGGCGCACGGCCTCCAGTATGCGTGGGCGCAGATCCAGGCAATCGGTTATGCCGGTGACATCGACTTCCAGGGATTCCCAACGCAGGCGAGCCAAGGGCCAGTGCTCAATGTGGCGAATGGCGCCCGCTTCAATGCGCAGCAACCAGGGGCCGTGGGGGCCTGGCTCACCAGGATCCAGCCCCGCGATGGAACCAAGGTACCCGCTGGGATTCGAGGCGCTGAGGAGGTCGGGCTTGTGAATATGTCCCAGCAACCAGCCATCGAGGTTGCTGGCATTCAGCTCGCCACTGCTGAAGGGAGCGTAAGGACTGCCTGGTTGATCCCGATCACCGTGAAGCAGTCCCAGCTGTACCCCCTCGGAGCGCTCAAACGTCACCCCCGCCAGAGGGCTTGTGGGAAAAGAGGGACGGGGAAAGGACCACCCCCAGACTGTTAACTGCTCACCAGAGGCGCTGAGAGATGTGGATTCCCACTGACCTTGCTGCCCCAACAGGCGAAATCCGCTGATCTCGTGAGCCAAACGAGGGAGTACATGCACATCGTGGTTGCCGGCGACAGCGATAACGGCTACCCCCGCCTGCTCCAGGCGCTGAATACCTTGCTGCAAAAGGCGATGGGCTTCAAAAAAATCCCGGGACGACTCCACCACATCACCTGCCAACAGCACTGCGTCTACACCGTAGTCCAGGGCTGACTCCACCAGGCGATTCCAGGTACCAGCGGGGCCCAATTGTCGCACCTGCCCCTGCAGAGGCTCGGGAAGCCGGGAAGGACGGCGCCCCAAGTGCATATCTCCCACAGCCAGGACATTCATCTGCTCTCCTCCTTACCGTGATTTACCGCTACTTATCTATTACGGTAAGCTTACCACAACGAGAGACAGAAACGAAAAGTGGTGTTGCGAAAAGTTCGGGAGGGAGATCTGGAAGGAAGAGAATTGACAGGGATGGAGGGGATGAAAGGGATAAAGAAAGGGTAATTATTCAAGAAGGATCCTTTGTGGCCCTGAAAGATTTCAAGGCGAGGGGCCAACAATGGTTTTTTCGACTGCCTGCCAGAAACGTAAAAAGCCCGCTAAGCAAGCGGGCTGAATGGTTCAGGGAAGTGGCGCCCCCGGCACGATTCGAACGTGCAACCTACGGATTCGTAGTCCGGCACTCTATCCAATTGAGCTACGGGGGCTTCATCAAAATTGCTTGGGGAGCATAACCAAAGGCTGAGGGGAATGCAAGCATTTTTTCACAACATGCCTTATTGCAGGGAAAAGGCTGGTTAGCGAGGGTGAAATGCGTAGCGGTAAAACCAGCTGTCTGGAACCCGCTGCATCACCTTCATAAGCAAAAAGACAACGATAATGGAGAAAACCAGTCGCCCCCAGAGCAGTCCAGAGATATGCCCCCCCATAAGCATCATCAGCAGAGTATCCTCGATAAGGCTGTGGGTAAGGCCCATCAGAGCCAGGGAAGCAAAGACGTCCCGCGGGGGGATTTTGCCGGACTGGGCTTCGCGAATAATCAGCCCACCACCGTAAGCCAGCCCCAGTACCATACCCACCAGTGTAATATTGGTAGCGGCAGGCCCAATGCCCATGCGACTAAGCACCGGCCGCAGCAGCCACTCCAGGGCATGGTTAATGCGCAGGCGTTCCATTATCTTCAGGGCGATAACCAACACCAGGATAATGACAAAGATGGCCAGCAGATTGCGCACTTCTCCCAATGCCCACTGGACCAAGG
The Desulfurispira natronophila genome window above contains:
- a CDS encoding metallophosphoesterase family protein, with protein sequence MNVLAVGDMHLGRRPSRLPEPLQGQVRQLGPAGTWNRLVESALDYGVDAVLLAGDVVESSRDFFEAHRLLQQGIQRLEQAGVAVIAVAGNHDVHVLPRLAHEISGFRLLGQQGQWESTSLSASGEQLTVWGWSFPRPSFPTSPLAGVTFERSEGVQLGLLHGDRDQPGSPYAPFSSGELNASNLDGWLLGHIHKPDLLSASNPSGYLGSIAGLDPGEPGPHGPWLLRIEAGAIRHIEHWPLARLRWESLEVDVTGITDCLDLRPRILEAVRQLDQQLVAEPWPPQAVGLRLTISGQSPPGLLSPDLLSVEDRECIHQGTDSTHYFVEKVMLAIRPPVALEELAQRRDPVGLLARRMVLLDAPPENPERQQLLQQTRQQLAASAQDARWSALAPSEPDDVGTAHWLRQSGLALLEQMLAQQEQAP